The Syngnathus scovelli strain Florida chromosome 7, RoL_Ssco_1.2, whole genome shotgun sequence DNA window TACAGGATTTGAATCCGTATGTCTACCTTTACTAGTATTTTTTAACACAGTCATCTGTACATCAACTTAAGAGGGCTGATAAAGCTATTGGTGATCTTTGAGTCAACTTTACCTTGATCCATGATCATGTAGAATGTTAAAAATAGCTTCAGTCAATATATTAATTTGTAGCGAAAATGTGTTACAACACAAATGTAGTTCCTTGATTCAGCAACATACAAACAGTATCTGTACATCATGACATATATGCATATTGTTAAAAATCACAATTCAAGCGTGCGAGAAAAACGACGCTTCCGCTGTCTCTGGTCAACGAGACCAAATAAGAGACGATTCCAGGTGCTGATGGTTACCTACAGCGCTACCCTACGGCTTTCATGAGTATGACACCAAAGACGACCCGGAAGTACCACGTCGGTTTATTTTCTTTTAGAAAACTAGAATTTAGGCTCTGCCTAAAACACTGAACgtttttgttttaaacattCCAGCAGCGTAGCATTTTGTTGATCGGCCCCTTCAAATACTGCACACAAAGCTAAATGTCCATCACAAACGTCACACTGCAGCTTTCGCGTGGCGTTGGTTCCttcaaaatgaaagtgaaacTAAACAGCTATTTTGAGCTCGAAAAACAGATAGACGGTGTCTTACCTTTAGAATCATGTGGTTACTTAAGTTATCAacttttttcttatttattattgCAGGTAAGTGAGTCAACATTAGAAGTTGTAACTCGAGACAGTGGTTTTCGCGGAAATCTATGCAAGACTGTCGCGTAAACTGAAATGACGTTTTCTTCCTGAGCGTCAACCTGGGTTCTCAATCTTGGTGCTGCAACACACATAATTCGAATGGCAACTGGCCCCCGAGGACCAGGCTTGAAGACCCTTGGTCTAtactacatttatttattttccttgaTATCGAACTTAAAGTCAATGTATAGTAGTACGCTCTTTGTCCTTACAACTAGGAAAACGTCATCATACGAAGAGGACAACTTCATATTCAGTGAGGTAAAATTGTGCACTAATTGACAACTGTGCTTTGTTTCGTtttactgataaaaaaaaactctgataGATGATATTTAGTGATCCACTCCATTTAGTGACTAGTTGCATGCAGATATCAACTAGTGTACGGTTTTACCTCACTAGTAACATGGAGGTGTCATACTAGTTTGCAAAAGGTTGTCCTAGTAGTGTACAGAAAATCGTAGCTGGCACTAGTATGTATTAAAAATCCCAAGCTGTTTTCTTTCAAaacgactgtttttttttgcaggggctCATTGTGCTAATCTACTGACATGGATGCCTTGTATGTTCAGAGACTATATCGTTCTCATCGATAACGAGGGTGCGCGTGATGTTCAGCTCCTGCAAAGACCCAGCATTCTGCAGTTTGGGAAGTTAGGAGACAATCCCGTTAACCCTCGCGCCGTCACTTTCCTTGTTATTGGTGAGGCCTTTATTGGTATGTCAGTAACACACATTGAAAGGCACTGTCTGACTCTGTTGTTGTGTTCTCTATCAAGACTCCAAACCTAACTTGCAGCGCCATGTGGGGGACATTGAAGTGGATCTTGTGAACTGTGACATTCATAGATTCAACACAGATAGTGTCCATCTGAAGTGGCCGGGCCAGAAGTCCAATGAGTACAACTCTTGGTTCACCATCACGCTGACCCACAGCAAAGGCTTGTTCACCATCTCTGCTATCCTCAGACACCCATCTGAGCCCCCTCCCTCGGAACAGCAGGATGTCAGCAATTGGCCTCCGATTGAGGACACTCAGACCCTCAATACTAAAGGTATCAGTCTATATTGATGCCTAATTGCCAAACTATCATGCCACTTAAAATTGACACACCAGAACCAAGACcccacatttatttattattgccaGTGTTTTTAACTTCCTGTCACGTTTGCATTTACAGTTGCGATGATCATGAAAACACAAACTCCAATGGTGACATCAGGCCTGGGGTTTCAAAAAAAGCTCCACTGCCAGTTTGCTATCGACCACAAGAGACCAAATGTGAACGTGCAGTGGTACCAGCAGTACCATGGCGAACGACGCAATCTCTTCAGTCATGCTAGCCACTCTGGGCAAAGTGAGGGAAGGGGAGTTGAACTGATTAATCTAGCAGGTGGTGACCTTTCTTACACTCTTCCCTACACTGAAGTCAAGCACGCGGGGACATATGTGTGCTCCGTGTCAGTACTTCCGCTGTCTTCCAGCCTTGATATAAGTCTACAAATTCAAGGTGAGGAATAGTATGGCTACATTCCGCTTTTACGACTATcaaattgatttttgttttggtcCATAGTCTGTTATtgtttgaataaataaaatagctaTGCTAAGTAGTGAAGTCATTATCACATTAATGGTATGTATGGAAAACACTTCTAGGCCATACATAGGCCAAACATTGTTTGGTAAGCTGCTACTCTATGCAAAGCTATAatcatgtatttttttccagagtctCCCCGTGTGTCCATCAATGTTGGCCCCAAGCTTACATTGCTAGATGGTGAGATGGAAAAGGTGGTTTGTGAGGCAGAGAACTACTACCCTCTGGACGTGCACATCGCCTGGCACGTGCAAGACCTGGCATCTTCGAGCCAGAGGGTCGGCGCTCCTCTCCCCAAGGAGCTTGACAATATCCTGCTCTCCAGTCACAAAAACAACATGGACAAGACCTACTCGCTTTCAGCTTTCTTCTACCTCGAGGCTTCGCACAGACACTCAGGGCGTCAGTTTATGTGCACGGTCTCCCATCAGTCTTTGCGAatacccattaaaaaaagtttcattttgATCGTTGAAGGTGAGTCACATAATTTGCACAACTGCTCTTCTGTGGCAGCAGACCAACTTCATCATGTCTCTATTTTGTCCCCCAGAACCTAGCAGCTGGTTGTTCACGCTGACTGTTTGCAGCATTTTGGTCCTGCTACTGTATGTCCTGTATGTTATGCTAAGACACCTCTACCAAGGTGagtattatttattatcttgTCTGCTACATCACCATAAGCCAGTGTATGTATATGAATTCAAAGACATTAAAATGACTCATTGTTTTTCTCCACAGCTAGAAAATACTCGTTGCAGGTAAGACTAGATTTTGAATACACTTTTGAGTTATCAACTGTCAATAACAGAAACAATGTTTTGATGTCAGTTTGTGTCTGTTCTGTGCAGAAAAAGCCATACTGATTGTACCTCATGACAGAGAGGAACACACAGCAGCTGGCAAAGCAGTCCCCAAGTTTTACCAACGTacctataaaaaaaacaatttgcatTGGGAGGTTACagatacaaaaaaagaaagacaggcGAAACAAACACTTCTGAAGTGATTTTCTTTCTTACCACTAGAGAGAGCCGCCGTACTACCAGTGGTACCACACTAAGCCTGGTTTGGTGATCACCCCAATGACGTCACACAAGATACGCTGCAACACAAGATTTGGTTAAATCCGGCATGATGCCATACATGATGATGCTTCAATTGTGAACTTGTTTTTACAATACTTTTGAGATGTAGTTTGCCCTGGAAATGTCTCTTTAACTTGAAATTGTACAATCTTTATAGAAGAAAACATAATATATATGCTTTACATGACATTAAGTACGGCTTTCACTATTACAATGAAACAAACATCTCAATGAGGGATGTTAAAATTAATTGACAACTTAATGATCATTAAATTTATCGACATCTATTTTGCTAATAAATTGTTTTGAGACTTTGTTTTTGTCTgtaaattgtccaaatcctcttAATTTCAGCCTCTCAACAGTTAATATTCTTTCTGTTTTCTGTTCTGAGTgtgtgtttaatcaaaataaaacgTTGCCATAAgtcaaacatctgcttttactttggtaAACAATGCTCAACATTTTTCTCCCTTTTCTGACAAAACCAGTGACCGAATTATCGTCAATTTATGAATATAAATGAGTTTGTTCAATGGCATGTGAAAATGATCGTTATTTGAGGCCGTAGTATGAATAACCTGACATCTTGAACCTGAAGCAACCTCATCTAGTGGCCCTTCTAAGCTTTTAAGAAAGGTCTAAAAACCCATTTATTCCGGAAAGCATACCTTTGCTAGTTTTTAATGATATTTTTAGTGAGTTTTATTACTTTGTTGCTTTTATTGTAATTTTACCTAGTTTTATCTGTCCTGCGTTCTGTAACATTTTGCGATTTGCCTTCAAATGTAAAATGCATTCTAAATAAAATCCATTAGtactattatattatatatattattgtatattattattacaattaaaaaacatgttGAGTTTGTATGATTACACAAGCGGATATTTCTCATactcctttgtaatatatagATCAATAAAACCATTTCCACAGGAGTTTGAAATGGGCCTGCTCCATTGTGCAAGTCTCTAACTGGTATTTGTGAAAGATTTATTGAGCTTTAGGCTTGCCTGTAGAACCTCACAAAAAGATCAAcatcaaggcaaaaaaaaaggaaccacACCTGTCACAGTTGGGACATACAGCATCGTTTATCTCTCATTTATGGGGGTACGATAAACGCAATAAGCTGTATTCATTATCATAAATAAAAGGAACAACAATTAACAAAACGTAAACCAACTTTGAAGTTGCAAATAAAGACGTCTTGATTGTACGTTCCAGTGTGAGCCTGAGCACAGCAATAAACTGAACGTAAGTGTTGACTGCTTGCAGATGTTTGTGTTAGCCTGTTGCCAGCAGCGAGTGCCTCCATGAAGGGACAACGTGTGCAGCCCAGGCGGGATCTCGAGTGTTCAGAGAAGACAAACAAAGCAGAGCAGTTCACTATCTCCGTGGGAAACAGAATATCAAATTATTCAACAGCTGATCAATCAACTTGTGgggacacacatacaaacaacaCCAAGACAAACAGTTTTAGCTTTTGCGCAAAACTGAAAAAATGAACTCATCATGGAGCGTATGAGACTACTAGATGGCTAAATTTGATTTAGTACTATTATTATAATGACAACATGCCAGTGTGTTTCTAACATATTATGATGTGATCAATACTTTGGATGAGCCTGACATGAAAGTGATTGGTTTGTGTTGAATAATTTGACCCATGATTTTATACATTATATTGTTATAGACCACAGGAAATGAATCAACCAGAATGGAAAACTGGAATACTAGTTTTGTGGTATTTATAGGCAATTTTTTTCTGTCGGGGTCGAGGCGATGAATTAATCGCAGACTTTTGATATTTGGGGCAGGGTTGGGTTCAATCGTTGAGTGGTTCAGCACAACTTGTTCTCTTTCTAGGACCTGACGTGGATTCAAAAGTTTAATATGagtaatatattttaatattgggAGACCCGACTACACCTATGGAAGTGAATACGGTGGTAATCTCCCCATTCAAAGAATCTGGAATCATTTAGAAAAGAAAATTGGTAAGGTAAGAGGTTGCTGATTTTGGATCTGGGATCTGGCATAATGGCTCACAATTTCTCTTGTAGTTAATCCCAAAGGTtcagttttattttaaaaacatctCAGTCAAAATCAGGCGACAGTCATATGTGCTACAATTTTAAAtgatgtcttctttttttgctAGTTAAAGATAGTGGGATAAACTTTGACTTAACTTCTCACGTTTCTTTGGTTTGATTCTGTCTTAATGTTTTGTGGGACTTTATTGGAATTCTCGTCTCGTTCAAAACAGAGGTCAAAGTACACGAGTCCTTCAACGTTTAACGAACTACCCTCTCGAATGATGCTGCGTCACTTGTCTGCTTCTCCTTTCTGAGTTATTATGACACGTATGTAATAACACAAGTGTGATTCTGAAGCAAAGCTTGTTTAGAAAAGCAAAGAGTCTAATTGCCGTCTGTGTTCTGTTCTGACTGGCCGACCTCAACAAACGCACTGCACTTTGTGTTCCTGCCAATTTCTCTGGTGAGGTCGGGTTGCAAATCTCTccaagtaataaaaaaaaaaaaaagaagcgggGAGGGGGGTGAGACGATGAGCTcatggtaaaaaaagaaaaagctcatACATGCATTTTCTGCTTGAATAAGCAGCAGCTATGGATGCAGAATTTTTCAGCTAAACAttaatgaagtaaaaaaaagaaatgtgattTATTTGTTTCAAACCAGCACCCATATAAGGCTGAGCTCATGATGAAAATGTTGCAGTTATATTCTGATAATAATAGCTTGTTAATTTGCAAGATATGTTATTTAAGGCCACAGagagttgattattttttttcatgttcctTTCAACCCCTTCAAATCGTAATAAACATGATAAAATGGTGTTAATTGTTTATTATACTAATGAATATTTTTCTACAAATGTAACTAAAATTGAGAGTTCAATCTATTATAAATGGGAACACCTTTTCAACTTTGTCACAAGTTCAGTTTTAACCTCAGAGAGGAATTAAAACAATCAACTCAAAGGAAAGACTTGAACTAAAACTTGCAAAACTTAAATTGAGGCGATTCTTACTCTCAGACTTTATTCCTGAGACTTAAAGTTGCAGTTTCGATATCTCCATtcaatttcaattcattttgacAGTACTTCATCACAACTGCCAAAAAATTCACATAATAGTATACTAATAATAAtgtcaaatatgtttttaaatgttgtcataaataaagttgtcaaaaaataaacactcaagcaaagtccatgTCAGTATTGCAAAGATTACTAACTATTTCCTTTCTACATTTCTGCAACTAAGGGGTTTGAAatgatttttgaatttttgcaGGTACAATGAATAAGCAACATTTTGATGTTCTAACAAGCTTTTCAAAAATTGGAAGTCAACCAGTGTCAGGGAATGGATTGTGGAGTTCTACTTCATATATGTACAGCAATACTGTTTACAGATTGAGACGTTGGACAGCATTTTGTGCAGCGTCTCACATTGTGATTAATGACACATTGTAAGCTGCATTGCTGTCCTTGTGTTTACATGAAAGCTGATCGTGACTGAAGTGCTTTCACTCGTTTACTCTTTATCTTGTATAAACTTACCCGTCCTTGTTTAAATGTCTTCACCAAGTGCGAGGCAAGgtcacgcacagacacacacacacacgtggcaCACTGAGTGCGCACACTGGCTTTCAAAATGTCATGGATATAATTCCAAGGTGCTGGCATCCACTGAAGGAAAAAGCAATAAGTCTGAGCGTGAAGAGAATCCACGGTTACATCATTCTGCTGCAGAAAGTGCTGTGAATGACAGTGACAAGTTGTGTTAGCTATCAACATACGCAATTCGATCTTCCAATATGTCAGTTGAGCTGCATCACAGTTCTCattccattgtgtgtgtgttttttaaaccAGTAACAGCACATCAACTGGTCACTTATACTGGACTTATGCCCTTATTGTTTGTACTACTTGTATGGAGGTTGTAGTTTGGTTTATTTCTATATTGTAGTCAACACAGTCGACACACAATTAATTCTACTGACGTCAATGTAACAGCTCCAACGTGAGGGTCCGATACTTGACCTATCGCAAAACATTTCCCACAAACTTCTCGGAAATAGTTTGACTTCCCCTTAGTACTAAACCTGTTTCTCTTGTTAAATCATCAAAGACGTTGGGTCTGCATTTTccacatttgaaataaaatcacAGACGGTATGGTGGTCTCTTCTTTTCTGAACAGCACCTTGATGTACACTGTAATTTTAAAGCGGAAGTCAAGCTACTACTTAAAGAGAAACCGCAGCTGGCTTTTGACAACATGCTACATAAGGGAGATGGATGTACTGACAGGTCACTCAATTTAAGTTTGGGAGAGTCAAACAATCTCTATGTAATCaggctaacttttttttttttgcttttcttccaGTGTGCGAGCAAGTCTCCATTATTACAGTCATCTAAAAAATGCATAATCAGTGACCCTTGAATGACACAGAGGTGTCTAATCTGTTTGGTGTGGATGGAAGAAAACAGAAATCatggtgtttttttatttttacatcattAAAATTCACCGGCAAACAGTATTTACATTATTTCTCTTGTACTGTACTGTCCTCTATGTTGGATGTTTGTCGCAAGTATGTATCCAAGTGTGTTTACACGACTTTACAGGCGGTGCAGAAATACTTGCAGTCATGACGTACATTCGTCTCTGCGGGACAAACTGTATCCCTTTTAAAGTTTATGGTCTGTAAGGTGAAGTCAGGAGTACATGTTTTAATTTGCTCCCATGTAGGACTGACGCAAAAAGGGCAGTGGGGGTGTTTGTGAGTACCCTCACCCTTCAATGAATGCTTATTAGGGATGTGGGGAGGAATTACAGAGGAAGAATGTGGTTGGTTTGAAAATATACTGTTGCATTCTCGGCAGTTGTGGTGCCATGGTCGAGGGGGTCAGCGGTGGTGGTCAATAAATGAAAGATGGAAAATTTGGTAGTAAAAATCCTGTAAAAGACCTTTCTggatttaaaagcatttacatTTGGGACTGACTGTTTTTTCTGAACAGTGTATTCAATTTGTCTGCAGCATAACAGCAAATTGCTGCTTCACCATGTTTGCTTTGAACTCTTCTGCTCTCTGGTAAGACAAGCAGATCAGTTACCACAAAATTAACAGTTTGTTGTTTTCTCACTTACTGTAAAGCGCTTGACACATTGACCCATATTCATATTAACTTCAGCGAGTCTTGTTGTGTTCAATTTCATAGCCAAAAAGAACCTCCTTCTTGACCTTGTTGTCATTCCTCCATGAGATATTGtatcattttatattttttttagcataTTGCATTTTCATTTGAAGAGTCACCTTTTGCTCGGACTCCAAAATCATTGTTTTTGCCCATACTTAAATGCCTTACAAATTCACATGTGAACTTTCATCATACActgtggactcaatcttttcaaATCTTTCAGGATCATTAACACACATTTCTGGGAGTCAAAAAATGGACTAAAAGTACTCTATTTGTAGTTCTAGTAATTGTGTTAGACCAACAAAAAgtatgttgtcttttttttgtctgacaAGTGAATCATTGTCAAAACAATCAAAGAGTCAACTTGGACGTCAAGAGACATTTTTTGACAACATCTTGGGATTTGATTTCATCACACACTGATTCATGCAGGTCATTCATAGGACCTGCTGACTCATGGTTACCGGAAAGAAGAGCTTCTCAGAGTGGGCCCGCAGTAGTCTTAGTCTAAGCACCTCAAGGGATAAGAGTAGTTTCATTTTACAAATAAACTCAAACTCATTTTGATAGCTCAGTGAGTCATGATGGAGTCTCAGCGTGAGTCACGGGCTTTGCAAGAGTATCATCATGTTTACATAACTTTTATATACTGtatttgaaacaaaaaaatcatacataaatattgaaatgtatattttgaaatcataaaaataaatacaggttGTTCCTTTTCAAGATACATTCCATGTCACTTACTTTGCAATTCAATTAGTATGTTTTATCTCATTGTGGTTTACAATACATGCTACATGACCGAGCTGGGAGTCACACGTCTTAAAATCAATTACAAGGACTGATAAGACAACAAAGTCTATCAGGGCTCCACACTATCCTGCCCACAGAATGACACCTTATGTAGTTCAAGCATGACATTCgcatagtggaaaaaaaaaacccctgaTGACTGAACTTTGAACTCCTCTGGTTCGTTGCTGTCTGTATCTCAACGCCCCCCATCTCAAAGCTCTCGTACTGTTGAGACATACTCCTTTTACTACACTCAAACAAAtatgggcacacacacacgcacacacacacacacacacacacacacacacacacacacgcacacacacacacgcacacacacacacacacgcacgcacgcacacaaggcTATctggtgtgtggaatgtttggtctgTTAGGGTCCAGTTACAAGGGGGGCGGGTCACTGGCCATCGATCTCATCGTGGCATCAAACATCACTATAATGGTAAAGAACGTaatgaaataaatgtg harbors:
- the dhrs13b.2 gene encoding tapasin-related protein isoform X1, translating into MWLLKLSTFFLFIIAGAHCANLLTWMPCMFRDYIVLIDNEGARDVQLLQRPSILQFGKLGDNPVNPRAVTFLVIDSKPNLQRHVGDIEVDLVNCDIHRFNTDSVHLKWPGQKSNEYNSWFTITLTHSKGLFTISAILRHPSEPPPSEQQDVSNWPPIEDTQTLNTKVAMIMKTQTPMVTSGLGFQKKLHCQFAIDHKRPNVNVQWYQQYHGERRNLFSHASHSGQSEGRGVELINLAGGDLSYTLPYTEVKHAGTYVCSVSVLPLSSSLDISLQIQESPRVSINVGPKLTLLDGEMEKVVCEAENYYPLDVHIAWHVQDLASSSQRVGAPLPKELDNILLSSHKNNMDKTYSLSAFFYLEASHRHSGRQFMCTVSHQSLRIPIKKSFILIVEEPSSWLFTLTVCSILVLLLYVLYVMLRHLYQARKYSLQFVSVLCRKSHTDCTS
- the dhrs13b.2 gene encoding tapasin-related protein isoform X2, producing the protein MWLLKLSTFFLFIIAGAHCANLLTWMPCMFRDYIVLIDNEGARDVQLLQRPSILQFGKLGDNPVNPRAVTFLVIDSKPNLQRHVGDIEVDLVNCDIHRFNTDSVHLKWPGQKSNEYNSWFTITLTHSKGLFTISAILRHPSEPPPSEQQDVSNWPPIEDTQTLNTKVAMIMKTQTPMVTSGLGFQKKLHCQFAIDHKRPNVNVQWYQQYHGERRNLFSHASHSGQSEGRGVELINLAGGDLSYTLPYTEVKHAGTYVCSVSVLPLSSSLDISLQIQESPRVSINVGPKLTLLDGEMEKVVCEAENYYPLDVHIAWHVQDLASSSQRVGAPLPKELDNILLSSHKNNMDKTYSLSAFFYLEASHRHSGRQFMCTVSHQSLRIPIKKSFILIVEEPSSWLFTLTVCSILVLLLYVLYVMLRHLYQARKYSLQKKPY
- the dhrs13b.2 gene encoding tapasin-related protein isoform X3, which gives rise to MPCMFRDYIVLIDNEGARDVQLLQRPSILQFGKLGDNPVNPRAVTFLVIDSKPNLQRHVGDIEVDLVNCDIHRFNTDSVHLKWPGQKSNEYNSWFTITLTHSKGLFTISAILRHPSEPPPSEQQDVSNWPPIEDTQTLNTKVAMIMKTQTPMVTSGLGFQKKLHCQFAIDHKRPNVNVQWYQQYHGERRNLFSHASHSGQSEGRGVELINLAGGDLSYTLPYTEVKHAGTYVCSVSVLPLSSSLDISLQIQESPRVSINVGPKLTLLDGEMEKVVCEAENYYPLDVHIAWHVQDLASSSQRVGAPLPKELDNILLSSHKNNMDKTYSLSAFFYLEASHRHSGRQFMCTVSHQSLRIPIKKSFILIVEEPSSWLFTLTVCSILVLLLYVLYVMLRHLYQARKYSLQFVSVLCRKSHTDCTS